AATGGCGCGTTAGTTGACAAGCCCTGCGTGGCGCATGGCTGCATCCATCAGTTTTTTGGTTTCATCGGTCAGGCCCAGAAGCGGCAGGCGCACATCTTCGCGGCAGCGGCCCAGACGCGACAGCCCGTATTTTGCCCCCACCAGACCGGGTTCGGCAAAAATGGCGACATGCAGCGGCATCAGCATGTCATGGATTTCCAGCGCGCGCGCATGGTCGCCCGACAGGCTGGCTTGCTGGAACTGCGCGCACAGGCGCGGCGCCACATTGGCGGTGACCGAAATGCAGCCGACGCCACCTTGCGCGTTGAAGCCCGGCGCTGTGGCATCTTCACCCGACAGCTGGATGAAATCCGGCCCGCATGTCATGCGTTGCAGGCTGACACGTTCCAGTTTGCCGGTCGCATCCTTGACCCCGATGATGCGCGGCAGTTCTGCAAGCCTGCCCATGGTTTCGGGGGACATGTCCACGACCGAACGGCCGGGAATGTTGTAGATGATGATCGGCAGGTCACTGCAATCATGCAGCGCCTTGAAATGGGCAATCAGTCCTTCTTGCGTGGGTTTGTTGTAATAGGGTGTCACAACCAGCGCGGCATCGGCCCCTGATTTTTCGGCATGGCGTATGAAACCCATCGCCTCTGTCGTGTTGTTGGACCCTGCGCCGGCAATCACTGGCACGCGCCCGGCAGCGGCCTTGACCACTTCGTCAATGACACGCTTGTGTTCATCATGGCTAAGGGTGGGGCTTTCGCCGGTGGTGCCTACGGGGACCAGACCATGCGACCCTTCGGAAATCTGCCAGTCGATCAGCGCATGCAGCGCGTCAAGATCAAGCGCGCCGTCCTTCAGCGGTGTGACCAGTGCCGGAATGGAGCCTCTGATCTGCATGCGCGCCTCCCTCTTTGGTGGTATCGGATCAACCACAGACCCGAGCCTTTCGCAAATGTGTGTTGTGACTGTGTCACAGGCGGTTAGAACTAACGGCAGATATTTTCAAGGTGAAAAGAGGTTGGTGACATGGTGCAGTCGGGTGGAATGTGGCGGAAATCCAGTGTTTCGGGCTGGATTCTGGCTGGTTTCCTGTCACTGGCGGGGTCTGCTGCGCAGGCGCAAACCGCACCCCCCCCATCACGAGAGGCGGGAATGCTGGCCCTTGCACTGGCGGAATCCGCATCTGGAAACTGGGATGGCGCGCGGGCCATGGCTGCATCCAGCGGCGCGGTCGCGCAGGCCTTGATAACATGGCAGGCCCTGCGCGACGGGCAGGGGGCGTATGCGGACTTTCTGGCCTTTCTGGATCAGCGCGGGCATTGGCCGCTGATCAACACAGTGCAGCGCCATGCCGAAGGGTTTTTGCAAGATCGCAGCCCGACGGAAATTCTGGCATTCTTTGAAAACCGCACGCCCCTGACCGAAGATGGCCATGTCGCGCGGATATTGGCGCTGCGCAATCTGAACCGTTCGGACGAAGCATTGGACATGGCACGCGAGCTATGGGTGTCCATGCCCCTTGGCACGTCAGCCGAGGCGCAGTTGAACAGCGCCTTCGGGGAGTCCTTGCGGGCGTTGGACGCGGCGCGCGTGGACATGCTGCTTTGGGCCGGTGACCGGCAGGGCGCGCAGCGCCATCTGGACCGGCTGGATGCAGGGCAGCAGCGCCTTGCCCGCGCGCGTATTGCGTTGCAGGACCGGGCGCAGGGTGTGGATGCGCTGGTGGCGGCAGTGCCCGATGATCTGTCGCAGCACCCCGGCCTGATGCGCGACAGGTTCGAATTCCGCATGCGGGCGGGCAATGCGGACGGGGCGGCGGATTTGTTGCTGGCGCAATCGCGCCATCCCGCAGGGCTGGGCCAGCCTGATGCATGGGGCGCGCGGCGCGTGTTTCTGGTGCGCACAGCCATGTCCGACGGCGATTACCAGCGTGCCTATGATCTGGCCACGCCGCACGGGCTGGAAGACGGGCTGCATTTCGTCGATCTGGAATTTCTGGCAGGGTTCATCGCGTTGGTGTATCTGGACCGGCCAGAGGCGGCACTGGGCCATTTTCGCGCCTTGCGTGTGCGGGTGAACAGCCCCATCAGCCTTGGCCGTGCCGGATATTGGGAAGGGCGCGCGCATGAGGCGCTGGATGACCCGATTTCCGCACAAGCGGCCTATGAATTCGCCGCCGAACATCAAAGCAGCTATTACGGCCAGCTTGCCGCAGGCCATCTGGGCCAGACACTGGATACGGCCCTTCTGGATGCACCGGATTACCCGCATTGGCGTGATACCGATCTGGCGCAATCAGACCTGCTGGAAGCCGCACTTTTGCTGCGCGAGGCAGGGCAATGGTATGAAGCGCGCCGCTTTGTGCTGTTTCTGGCACGACAGTTGGACACCGAAGCGCAGCTTGGTGCCCTGGCAGATCTGATGCTGGCGCTGGGAGAGCCGAATTTTGCCCTGAACGTGGCGAAAATTGCGGTTCAGTCCGAAATTGTGTTGCCGCGCGCCTATTTCCCTGTGACCGACCTTGCGCAGGCGCAGTTTGATGTGCCGATGGATCTGATCAAGGCCATTGCGCGGCGTGAAAGCGAATTTGATGCAGCCGTGATCAGCCCCGCTGATGCGCGCGGCTTGATGCAGGTTTTGCCCGGCACGGGGCAGATGATGGCGCGCAAGCTGGGTGTGCCGTTCCAGCCCGCAGACCTGACGCGCAACCCCGAACTGAATGCGCGTCTGGGTGCGGCCTATCTGGATGAATTGCGCGCGGAATTCGGCCCGTCGCTGGCCTTGGTCGCGGCGGGGTATAATGCGGGGCCGGGCCGTCCGCGCCAGTGGATCGAACGGCTGGGCGACCCGCGCGACCCGTCAGTTGATTTTGTGACATGGGTG
Above is a window of Roseinatronobacter sp. S2 DNA encoding:
- the dapA gene encoding 4-hydroxy-tetrahydrodipicolinate synthase, which codes for MQIRGSIPALVTPLKDGALDLDALHALIDWQISEGSHGLVPVGTTGESPTLSHDEHKRVIDEVVKAAAGRVPVIAGAGSNNTTEAMGFIRHAEKSGADAALVVTPYYNKPTQEGLIAHFKALHDCSDLPIIIYNIPGRSVVDMSPETMGRLAELPRIIGVKDATGKLERVSLQRMTCGPDFIQLSGEDATAPGFNAQGGVGCISVTANVAPRLCAQFQQASLSGDHARALEIHDMLMPLHVAIFAEPGLVGAKYGLSRLGRCREDVRLPLLGLTDETKKLMDAAMRHAGLVN
- a CDS encoding lytic transglycosylase domain-containing protein, yielding MVQSGGMWRKSSVSGWILAGFLSLAGSAAQAQTAPPPSREAGMLALALAESASGNWDGARAMAASSGAVAQALITWQALRDGQGAYADFLAFLDQRGHWPLINTVQRHAEGFLQDRSPTEILAFFENRTPLTEDGHVARILALRNLNRSDEALDMARELWVSMPLGTSAEAQLNSAFGESLRALDAARVDMLLWAGDRQGAQRHLDRLDAGQQRLARARIALQDRAQGVDALVAAVPDDLSQHPGLMRDRFEFRMRAGNADGAADLLLAQSRHPAGLGQPDAWGARRVFLVRTAMSDGDYQRAYDLATPHGLEDGLHFVDLEFLAGFIALVYLDRPEAALGHFRALRVRVNSPISLGRAGYWEGRAHEALDDPISAQAAYEFAAEHQSSYYGQLAAGHLGQTLDTALLDAPDYPHWRDTDLAQSDLLEAALLLREAGQWYEARRFVLFLARQLDTEAQLGALADLMLALGEPNFALNVAKIAVQSEIVLPRAYFPVTDLAQAQFDVPMDLIKAIARRESEFDAAVISPADARGLMQVLPGTGQMMARKLGVPFQPADLTRNPELNARLGAAYLDELRAEFGPSLALVAAGYNAGPGRPRQWIERLGDPRDPSVDFVTWVESVPFAETRNYIMRVAESLMVYRSVLAGEARPIDMEALIRGQ